tatgcctataatcccagcactttgggaggccgaggtggttgtatcacccgaggttaggagttcaagaccagcccgactaatatggtgaaacctgtctctgttaaaaatacaaaaattatcttggtgtggtggcacatgcctgtcatcccagctacttgggaggctaaggcaggagaatcacttgaatccaggaggcacaggttgcagtgagccgagatcgtgccaccgcatcaagcctgggtgacggagtgagactccatctcaaataaataaataaatacataaaggaggacacaaactAAAAAACATATATGTGTAATATGATTATTAAGTAGTTACAGTGAGGAATTGACTCGAGAAAAAAATAGACTTGCAATTTGGGGTGAGGTAGAAATGAGGCTTGCTTAGATGGgcagatagtgatgatggtgctAAAAATGGCTGCGatagaaatgtattttgaagGTTGAACTTTAACATAGCATAGTCTGTTTGACTGATGTAATGTGACGTATGAGGAAGAGTCAAGAATGTCTTGTAGTTGGCAAAATCACACATATGAATATAGATGCTATTTACCAAGGTGAAACAGAGTTGAAAGACAATAAACTTGTAGCTACAGGTGGGAagcagcagaggcagaagaaaccCGTGGAGACAGTGAGAGATCCCTGGAGATGTTGATAAAGTGTTCCAGGAAGAAAGATATGTTCAAGAGTGATATATTGCTCAGAGGTCAAATGAGATGCAAGACTGAAAATGGATTCCTGAATTGACTGGAATGAAGGTTAAAGATGACCGTCACACAATTGGAGTGCAAAGTATGAAAGGCTCTATAATGAACGTGGAAGAAAACTTGGAGGTGAGGAAACTTGGAGGAAATACCGTCAATATATATTTCAAGAATTTTGCAATAAGAATAGCAGGCAAATAATGTGATAGTAAAGAAATATTAAGAGTTTTAGGAAGACCTTTGTAAAAATGGGAGTTGCTTCAGCAGGCTTGTGCTGATTGAAATAATTCCATGGAGCATACAGGTAAGATTCAGGAGACAAAAGGATCATGTGCAGAATCGAAATCCTTGATTCCGCAATGTGATATAAAATCAAGTAGGAAGGGAAAAGATAGACTCAAGGaggtttcacttaagataatagGAGAGAACTGGGCTCCAGCTGGATGTGGGTTGGTCAACTTGGTAGCTATTGTGGTAGGATCATTCTGTTCTGATTCTTTTTGAATTTCTTAGTGAAAGCACTTAGGCTATCAGAGGAGACTGTGGCAGTTTTCTAATATTGAGCCATTCTCACCATCCTCTTTCAACATGGTAGATTATTTTCACACAgcattgacttatttatttacttctgagTATTCTTCCTTTGCAGGTCTACTTATTTTCATTGATGAGCCTCACAGAATGAATTCTGAAGGAATGTTACCTTtcttataatttagaaaaatttaaactaGAATTATCTGCTCATAGTGATTAACAGATGCTGCAAAAGAATTTTCTGTGTTCATTGACATTGGAGATGACAGTGACAGTTGCTTGCAGAGAGTTTCCTATATGAAcatcattcatttcttttaggattttatattcaatttttctGACAATTCTTGAGTCATATTTGATAACTTATGTTAAAGTAATATTAATGTCATTGACATTTTTATATCAGAAGAGTTttacatctgttattttttcaaaattttacacttctatgattcatttttccatctcatttttgaagtttgtatttttttcttttttacttaataaaattacataatgTATGTATCTTTCATTTTCGCTTAAGAACTAGACTTTCCATCTGTTATAAATTAgattgtgtctctgttttctcattctagatattttaatttGGGTGGTACACAAAGATTGATATTATGTGAGCAATATTTCCCTATATTAACCAACACATTCCTAAGCTGTTAGATTTCAAAAGCCTGCATTTCTAATTGTCAtaattaaatttccattttaaatatctaCCAGTATAGACAACATACAAGCAGGCACtaactatttttgaaaaaagagaaCTAATTAGACTTTTACAAATAGCCtggtaagaaagaaaatgctaaaaaacATATGAGGAGACAAAGTGATCCTATTTTGTTTGAAAGCCTAGATAAAAGCAGTGTTAGAGACTATTTTACTTAGGTTTTTTGACAAAgaaatcttaatatttttaacttgGAGCATTTATTTCCTCATAATTTAATGTCtgctattatttcttaaaatcattATTGGGGAGCAGACATGACATGATACTATAGGTATATGTTTCAAGAACTTTGCAATAAGGAAGGCAGACAAATAATGTCATAGTAAGGAAGAATTAAGAGCCTTAGGGAGACCTTAGTAAAAATGAGAGCTGTTTCAGCAAGTTTGTGCTGCTTGAAATAATTCCATGGAGCATACAGGTAAGATTCAGGAGACAAAAGGATCATGTGCAGAATCAAAATCCTTGATTAGGCAATGAGATGAAAAATCAAGTAGGAATGGAAAAGATAGAGGCAAGGAGGCTTCACCTAGGATAATAGGAGAGAACTGGGCTCAAACTACATGTGGGTTGGTCAAGTTGGTGGCTTTTGTGGTGAGATCATTCTGTTCTGATTGTTTTTGAACTTCTTAGTGAAAGCACTTAGGCTATCAGTTGAGATAGTAGCAATTTTCCAATGTTGAGCCATCTTTATCATCCTCTTTCAACATGGTAGATTATTTTCTACACAGATTGACTTGTTTATTTACTTCTGAGTATTTTTCCTTTGCAGGTCTACTTATTTTCATGAATGAGCCTCACAGAATGAATTCTGAATGTTTTTAGCCTTTGCTATAATTTCAAAAAACTTAAACTAGAGATATCTGTTCCTATGCTTAACAaattcaacataagaattttctGTGTTCATTGACATTGGAGATGACAGTGACAGTTGCTTGCAGAGAGTCTCCTCTCAACatcattcatttttcttaggttattttatattcaatttttctGAAACTTCTTGAGTCATATTTGATAACTTATGTTAACGCAATATTAATTGTCATTGAAATTTTTATATCAGAAGAGTTTTACatcatgttttctgatttttttcaaaattttacataTCTGTGATTAATTTCTCCCTCTCATTtctgaagtttttattgttttctgcttttttaatgaaactataagatgtttgtaacttttattttcgCTTAAGAACTAGACTTTCTGTCTGTTATAAATTAGAGtgcttctctgttttctcattctagatattttaatttgagtggtacaaagaaaaaaatgacattatgCAAGCAATAATTTTGCTATATTAACTAATACTTTAGAAATCTCTTAGATTTCAAAAGTCTACATTTCTAATTGTCATAATTAAATTTCCATAAGgagatactatttttttaaaaaaagaactaattaGAATTTTACAAAGAGcctgataagaaagaaaatgctaaaaaaaagtatgaatacGCAATGTGTTCCTATTTTGTTTGAAAGCCTAGAGAAAACCAATGTCAGAGACTATTGCACTTAAATTTTTTGACAAAGAAATCTTAAGATTTTTAACTTGGGAGCATTTAATTCCTCACAATTTCATGTCCACTGTTCTTTCCTAAAATCATTAGTGGGAAGCAGACATGACGATATCCATTAGTTTTCCATGTATGTGATCTGCTTAGTCTTCATCCTTTAGGGGAGTCATTTTGATTATTCAAAAATTTAGAAGAGGAAACTTAGGCTCTGAGATGTAAGTAGCTTCCTATGAGTCCAGAGTTAGCAAGAGAGAGTTGTTAAACTACAATCTGAGAGATTCCAAATTCTTTGCTTATTCAAGTCATGCTGCCTCTGATGAAATCCATTTAGGTTTTCTTAAGAATAGTAAGACGTATAGGCAGGGATAGAACTGATCAAAGATAAAATAGGGGAAAATAGATCTAGTGGTTTCTGGGGAATAGAGGCATAGAATCACACTCATTTCCCTAGAAAACAAAATTGGTTACTTTTGAACTTGTTAAAATTTCTCTCAGCTTCTGGGACTTTCTTTCACTGGTATTGTTTTTCTTACATTCATAAGCTTACTGGAATATCAGGAAATGACCTGAAAATACTTGTACAATTTAAATTCGAGCTAtagaagacagagaaggaaagaaacagtgGAACTCCTTCCCCAGGCAGATGACTTAAGGATAAGGAGGGGAGAAGCTTGCTGGAAACATAAAGGAGAAGGGGTCCTGGATGTTCGTACAATGTGAACATGGCTCTCAGATTCCAGAGTCCCAAACACTCAGAAACAGACACCACCATCAGAAATTGCAAGCTGATTGTTTTATTGGTATACTGAAGTTAGAGCATGACCGCGTGTTTCATGGCgtttgaaacactgttttcttcttattcacttcctgaaaaagacaaacaaacaaggaGGATTATAGACAACACTTGACCTGGCAGGAAATGTGTAATCCCTCACTGGTGTACTGCAGTGAGGGAGATGCAAGTCCCTACTCTTGCCCTCTATCCCTTCTACAGCCCCCTTCTCCttagtaatattttctttgttcactCTTTAAGCCATTGCAGGTAATGTGATTTAAACTGTTGCTtagatgagaaagagaaacaagtatTGTTATGTTGTTCATGCTTTGTTGCTGTTGGTTGTGTAAGGTCTATTTTTACAAAGATAGGCACTGCAACATATCCTGTAATAGTGAGAATGTGAAACCAGCCTCAATGTCCAGTGACAGGGATTGGTTAAATAGATTTTGGAACAACCAAACAATAGAATAGTATACAATTGTAAAAACAAACTAACCAACAAACACTGAAGAGATCTAAATGAACTCATGTGAATGTTTTCTAAACAATCAAATTTTCCTATGAATAAGACACAAATCTGAATATAGAGTATGGTATAAGTGGTtgtaataaaaacattatatatatttatgtagcaataaatatttccaaaaggaGATTCCAAAGAGTAAAAGGTGGGGGTTTTGAGAAGGATCGAAGGGAAGAAAGATGAGTTAGGCTCTTACTATTTAGCTCTGTACCTTTTTGTTCACTGAGATTAGTTTTTGTTAGCTTATGCATGTATGACTTTaaatgtaagtattttaaaaatgagataccatttaaCAGCTGAAAGTTCAAGGACCATTTAGTGGGAATACTGGACATGAAAGCCTGATGTGAGGCAGGACTGAGCAAAGCATGTCCAGGTGAAAACTTTAAATGGGAGTCTTTGaatttgaggaaagaaaatagagagcCAAAAGGAGAACATGGTTCTACATCCTCATCATCAACCTTATTTAAGACATGTAATTTGAACATAGTGATTTCCAAAATCAGAATTGCCTTCAAGAGCTTCTGTAAAACACAGGATCTTGATACCCTATACAAGAATATCTGAATAACGATTTTTAGAAATGTGTTCCAGGACAAGGCAATCATAACAGCTTTTCAATGGACTCATTGGCACAATGAAGTTGGAGAACTGTAGCAGTTGGAGCCTTCGATGGAGAATAAACTGGAATCACACCTGTCACTGAATCCTAGATTACTGGGGAGACTGCTCCTTTGGGGGTCTTGATGGGCGGCTCCCTTGGGAAGGTGGAGGTGTTCCCTCGGGCTTTCCAGGAGGAGGTGAGGGACGATGATGGTGATGGCCTCCTGGTTTCTGTGTGTTTTGTGGCTCTCCTGTAGGAGGTGGTGGACGGTGGTGGTGGCCTCCGTGATGGGGTGGTTTCTGCTGAGGGCCATCATCCTTGTTTCCATCACCAGCAGGGTGTTTAGATAGCTGTCCTCCCAAAGGTGGTCCCTGATGCTCCTCATCTATGAACTG
This sequence is a window from Theropithecus gelada isolate Dixy chromosome 11, Tgel_1.0, whole genome shotgun sequence. Protein-coding genes within it:
- the PRH2 gene encoding salivary acidic proline-rich phosphoprotein 1/2, giving the protein MLLILLSVALLAFSSVQSSSEDVSQEDVPSIISDEEDSDQFIDEEHQGPPLGGQLSKHPAGDGNKDDGPQQKPPHHGGHHHRPPPPTGEPQNTQKPGGHHHHRPSPPPGKPEGTPPPSQGSRPSRPPKEQSPQ